CGAGCAGTTTCGCCAAATAGAAAAAGCCGGCTTGATAAGGCGCGCCGCTCAGTTTGGAAATGACAATCGTCGACAGCGGCTCGCCTAACGGCGTGAGCGCGGCGCCCAGGCCGATGGCGAAGCAGGCGATGATGGTGAGATTGATCTCGGCGTGGCGATGAAGCGGCAAGATGGTGATGAGTTCCACCAATAATAGCGCCGCGATGATCGCCGAGATCACGCTGGAGAAAAGTCCCAGAAAGATGATTCCGACGCAGACGATCACCGCCAGCGGCACGGTGACCAGCACTCGGCGCATCAGGTGATCGAGATAGTGGCGTAGGTAATGAAAGAGCACACCGGCGCCGAGCACGGCGAGCGTAATGCTGATCGGCGCGACCAAGCCTTCGTAAATCACTTCCATGCTCCACGCGTTCGACATGGTCGCGCTGACGATGCCCATGGTAAATAAGAAAGCTTCGAGATTGGCCTCGATCTTTTTGTTCAAGAACGGGCCGACCAAAACGATGACGAAGATAAGCGACAGGCCGATCATTAACATGGAGTTTTCCATTACTTCGGTTTTATGACATCGCGATGACAACAAGCAATGACGATGCCGGGGGAAATATACAAGTGGAAATTGCCGGGCGCCGTTGCTAAGCTGGGCGAAATTCATTCCCCAGGAGTGTGACGATGAATTGCAAACGACCTTTTTATCGAATCGGCGCGCTAACGATATTGGCGCTCATGCTCATTTCACGGGCGGCGGCTGCCCAAGAATTAAACTTGCGCGCGGTGTACAACGCGCTCGGCGGCATTATGGCGCCGATCTGGGTGGCGGCGGACGCTGGGCTGTACGCCAAGCATGGTGTCAATGTCGACTTGAAATATTTGGCCGCAACATCCGCCGTGCAGGCGATGGTTGGCGGCGGCGAAGAAGTCGGCTTGGTGGGCAACCAAGGTATCGACGCGAAATTGGAAGGCGCGGAATTGGTCTACGTGGCCGGCGGCGTGCCGACATTTGTTTTTCAGCTCTACGCGCGCCCGGAGATCAAGACCATCGCCGATCTCAAAGGCAAAGTTGTTGCGGTGACCCAGCCGGCCGCGTCGACCGACTACGCCACCCGCATCGTGCTCAGACGAAACGGTTTGGATCCGGAAAAGGACGTAAAGATTCTCTACGCCCAAGACAGCATCAATGTCATCAACACCGTGATCAGCGGCAATGCCGCCGCGGGCATCAATTCTCATCCTAACGCGTTGAAGCTAAAGGCCGCGGGGATGAAAACGCTGGTCGACATCACCGAGTTGAAGATTCCATTCTTATTCACCGGCATGCTCTCTTCGCCCAAGGTCGTGCGCGAGAAGAACGAAGCGCTGACGCGCTTTCTGCGCGCGTATCGAAGCGATGGCGCTGATCCGGCGCGACCGCGAAACGACGATCAAGTCCATCGGTAAATTTCTCAAGAGCACGGACCGCGATGCGCTGGAATCGACCTACGATGAATACAAGAACGTATTTCCGACCACACCGCTCATGACTGCGGCGGAGGTGCAGGCGGTGCTTGATGTCGCCAAAAGTCCCAAGGCGAAGTCGATGAAGCCGCAGGAATTGTTCGACAATTCCATCGTGCAAAAAATTCAGGGTTCCGGTTTCATCGAACAGGTCAATAAGCGTCAGTGACGTGAGGCTCTGTCATGATCGCGAAACTGATTTTATTGCTGATACTATTTCTGCGCGCCGGCGATGGCATGGGCGCAGTCCGCGGAGTTGCTGAATCAGGCGAAGAAGGAAGGCGGCGAGGTCATTCTCTACACGACGGTGACCGTCGGCGACTTCGAGTTTCTGAACAAAGCTTTCAAAGAGAAGTATCCTGGCCTCAATCTCCGCCATGTTTATCTTAGTTCCTCGCGGCAAACCGCGCGGGTGATGCAAGAGTTTCGCGCCGGCCGGGTCCAGGGCGACGTTTTGGGTAACAGTCCCGAGCCCCTGCTTTATCTCAAGTCGCAAGGCGTGCTCGGCCAGTATCGTTCGGCGGAAACCAAGAATCTCTTGCCGGGCGCGTGGGACAATGACGGTTTCTGGTCCGGCATTACCACCGATTTACTGGTGACGGGTTTCAATCCGCGGCTACTTGCGAAATCCGCCGTGCCGAAAACCTATGACGATTATTTGCGTCCGCAGTTTAAAAGCCAAATCGCCATCAACCGCGGCGTGCCCTATCCGTTAACCGGTATGATCTCGCTGCGCGGCGACGAACAAGGCGTGGCCTATTTCAAAAAACTTAGCCAGCAGGATGTAAAATTGGTGGAAGGTTTCAGCCACACGATCAATATGATGGCGGCGGGCGAATATCCGCTCACCGGGTTCATGCAGGTGTCTAAACTGGAAGCGATGAAACGTAAAGCCGCGCCGGTGGATTGGTTGTCCACGACGCAACCATTGGCCACCATCTCGACCATTGCCATGGTGAAAAATCCATTGCATCCCGCGGGGGCGCAGATTCTCATCGATTTCTATCTCTCGCCGGAAGGACAACGAGCGTTGTCAGCAGCGGGAAAAATTCCTATCAGAAAAGGCGTCAAAAGCCCGTCCAAAGATATCGATCAGTTGATGGAAAGCGGCAACCCCCATGTGATCCGCGCCGAGGGCAGCTACGATAAATATATGAAGGTCTTCAACGAGTATCTGGGGATCCGCTAGACTCGTAGTTGTCGCGGTGCGCTACTTTTTCGTAGCGGCCAGCAAATCTCGGTAAAACGCACTCTTCTCTAAACGTTGCCACGGCGCTTCGTCGACGACATCTTCGCTTTTCACGGTTTTTACTTTGGGATTTGATAGGGCGAGGAAGCGCGCCATGTTTTGGATCCCTGGAATCGTCGGTTTGATGTCGAGGTTGTATAGCCATTGCAGCGCCGTGTAGCCGATTTCGGCATCTTGAGCGTTTTTCAGGCGGAGATTTTTTACCAGCGATTTGACGACGTATTCTTTGTTTCCCGGTTTGTGAATGAATGCCACTGTTTCGACGAAGCCGCGCATAAGTGCATCGACGATCAGGGGATTTTGCTTCAAATAGCCGCGCCGGGTCGCCGCAGCGAGTCCTTGGTACGGAATCGGCGCTTTGCCGAGATCGAGCAACACCGGAAAACTTTTTTCCTTGAGCGCACGGCTGTGGGTGTAGTTCAAGTAAGTCGCTTCGATGCTGCCTTGCTCCAACGATTGCGCCAGCACCGGCGAGTCGCCGATGACCATGATGGTCATCTTGTCGCGGTTCGGTTCCAGGCCTAAGTGTTCGATGGCGAGCATCGCCATGGACCAGACGCCGCCGCCGATGCTTTGCACGCCGATTCGTTTGCCTCTCAAGTCTTCGGCGTTGCGAATAGCCGGTCCGGCGATGAAATCGCCATCGGCTTTGTTGACGATGCCGGCGAAGAACGCCACGTCCAAACCGCTGGTCGCGGCGCTAACCACCGATCCTGGAATCGTGTAGGCGACTTGGATGTCGCCGGAAACCAGCGCCGCCATGGTCTGCGGGCCGCTGCGAATATTGATCACTTCGATGTTGACGCCATGTTTGCGAAACAGACCTTGCTCGGCGCCGAGCCAAAGAGCAACGACTTTTTCGCTGAAGGCGCCGTGGGCGATGCGCACCAATGGCAATTCAGCGGCTTTGCAGTTTGCTGCCCAGGCAACGATTACCAAAGCGAGCGAAATAAAATTGCGGGACGGTAAACGGATCGATTTCATCAGCGAATCCTCTCTACGCGTCGGTGGGGAAAAGTTACTGCGCTTTGTTTAACTCCGCGAAGAAACCGCTTTTGTCCAACTCCTGGACGAAGCGGCTGTCGACGAAATCTTCCGGCTTGGCGTTCTTGGCTTTCGGATTGCGCGCCTCGGTGGCTTTGAGAATCGTCGACAAGCCGGTAAGCGCCGGATAGGGCGGCAAATTATAGTTCTGCTTGACGATCCAGTTGTAGCTTTCGTCGAGGACTTCTTTGTCGTCGTTGCGAAAGTATTTGGCCAAAACTTTTCTGGCGAAGTTGCCGTCGCGCTTCGCCAGCGCCACGCCTTCGGCTTGGGCCATTAAAAAGCGCCGGACTATTCCACCGTTATTTTTCAGAAACGAGCGCGTCGCGACCATTCCATTGAACGGAAAGTTCGCTTCCAACTTCGACACGTCGAGAATCTCGCGCAGGCCCAACTTGCGCGCGCGAATCGTCGCCGGCGCGGTGAGCGCCACGGCTTGAATGCGATTGGTATTCAACGCGGTCACGCTTTCCGCCGGACCGCCAGTTTGCAGAATCGCCAGATCTTTTTCCGGCTGTAAGCCGAACTTCGTTGCGGCAAAGCGCGCGGCGAAGTCTGAGTTGGCGCCGAAGCGGGTGACGCCGATGGCTTTGCCTTTCAACTCGGCGAAGCTTTGGATCTCCGGCCGGCTGTAGATGTAGTAGACGAAATTTTTGATCAACGTGGTGATGATGACCAGATCGCCACCGGCGAGATTGGCGTCGATCACCGCCGCCGCGCCGATTTGGCTAAACGGCATTTCTCCCGCGAGCATGGTGCTGACCACCAGCGAGCTGCCGGATAAACGCAGCAGCTCTACCGATAAGCCGTGCTTTTCGTAAAGCCCGGCGTCCTTGGCAAACCAGAGGGCCGCTTCGGTGGCGGAGTCCGACGAGCGCGCGACGCGGATCTTGTCGAGCTGTTGGGCGTATAGCACGTTTGAGGATAACAGCGTTGTGACGAGTAATTGGCAAAGTTGGATTGATTTAAATTTCATTGGAATTCCTTGGTAGTGGTTCGGCTTCGAAATCCGACGTAGGGGCCACCCCCCGTGGTCGCCCGTCCCAGAGGGCAGGCACAGGGGCCTGTCCCCTACGCTTGTCGGTAAGATAGGGAAAGCAGATTGGAGCGTCAAGTCGGTTGACAGATGAACAAGATCGAAGTTAGTTGTGCGCATCACAGCTTCGGAGGTTTGCATGGCAACCGACACCAGCGGCATGACCCGCATCAATCACGAAAAGTTGATTCGTTTCGTCACTCGTTCATTCGAAAAACTTGGCGTGCCGGCAAGTGACGCCGAGATCGCGGCCAATGTTCTCGTCGCGTCGGATCTGCGCGGCGTCGATACTCACGGCGTGATTCGTTTCAATCCAAACGCCTGGTATGTGAAGTGGCTGCGCGATGGCGTGATGACGGCGCAGCCGAATATTCGCGTGATTGCGGAAAATAGTTCGACGGCATTGCTCGACGCCGATAATGGCATGGGCTTCGTCGCAGGACATAGAGCAATGGAAATCGCGGTTAAGAAAGCTAAAGAGACCGGCGTCGGCATCGTCACCGTGCGCAACAGCCGCCATTACGGTATGTCAGCATATTACTCTATGCTCGCGTTGCCGCACGATATGATCGGCATCGCCATGACCAACGCCAGCCGCCAAGTGGTGCCGACCTTCGGCCGCGAAGCGCGCTTCGGCACCAATCCTATGTCTTTCGCCATACCGGCCCAGGATGAACAGCCCTTCGTGCTCGACATGGCGACGACCACGGCGGCGGCGGGCAAATTAGAATTGGCGATTCGCTTGGGCAAGCCGGTTCCCACGGGCTGGGCATTAAATGAAAAGGCCGAGCCGACGACGGATCCGAAAGTTGCCCAGCAAGCGCGCCGCTTGCTGCCCCTCGGCGGTTCGCGTGAGAGCGGCAGTCACAAAGGTTACGGTTTGGGCATTCTCGTGGAAATTCTCTGCGGCGTGCTCACCGGTACGCTCACGGCGTTGAACCCCAACCAAGAACCGCGCGGCCATTTCTTCGGCGCCATCGATCCGTCGTCCTTTCGTCCGGCGGCGGAATTCAAACGCGACATGGATCGCTTGATCCGCGAATTGAAATCGACGCCGCCGATTGAAGGCGAGAGCCGCGTCTACGTCGCCGGTGAAATCGAATTCGAAACTGCCGAAGAAAGATCGGAGCGCGGCATTCCGCTGCACAGCTCCGTGCTCAAAGGTTTGAGAGATGTCGGCACGCAGTTGAGCGTGCCGTATGATTTGGAATGAGTTCGAAACAATTTATTTGAACATCCCCGCTGCGACTAACTCTTTAACAAAGCGATCGTCGACGAACTGATCCCATTTGGCGCTCTTGGCTTTGGGATTTTCCGACGCCGCCAGCACGGCTTCGATGGCTTGCTGGTTCGGCGCGGGAATGCGTTCCCAGGCCGGCTCGTTGCTGGCGAGGGATTCTTGCAGCTGCGCGGTGTCGGTGATCTTGGTGTACTTGGAGAATATCGTCAGCGAGTCGGCGCGGTTCTTGTGCAAGTAGTCCATCGCCTCAACGGCGCTACGCACGAAGCGGCGCACCAGATCGGTGTTGGCATTGATATAAGATCGACTTGCGCCAATCGCATGCTGCACGAAAGGAATTTTCAGCGCGGTGACGTTGAGCAGTTCTCTTAGACCAAAGTTACGCGCCGTCAGTGTGCTTGGCGCCGAGAGGATCGCCGCATCGACGATGCCTTGTTGCAACGCCGCGACCAACGCGGAGATTTCTTTGAGATAAACGAATTTAACGTCGACGTCGGGCTTCAAACCGGCTTGCGCGACGATCATGTGGCCGGCGATGTCGGTGGGTGTTCCTTTATTGGTCGCGCCGATGGTCTTTCCTACCAGGCTCTTAATGTTGGTAATTTCCGGTTTGCTATAAACGGAAAAGACGAAAGTGTTGACCGGGTTCAAAATATAAACCGTGTCGGCGCCGGCGAGATTGGCTTCGATGATTTGCGGTCCGGCGGTGGTGAATTGAATCTTGCCGCCGACCAGCGCCTGCACGGCTTGGTTGGTCGGAATATGGGTGAGATCGATGTTGAGACCGTTCTTTTTAAAGATGCCCCGGTCCTGGGCGATCCACAAATAAATCGGATCGGTTGCGATGACGCCGTAAACCGCGGTGGCTTGGGGCAGAGCGGTTTCGGCGCCGAAGCTCACTCTAAATTGGGCTAATAAGATGAATAGGACCAATACGCCGATGCGACGCGATCTTGAGAGATTTTTCATCGCTTTCTCCTTGGACCGGCAGTGCGAACGCGTCAGTAGCTGCCGCGGCTGATCACTACTTCTTTCAGCACAACATCTTTAATCGGCCGGTCGCCGCCGCTGCGCGGGGTGGTGCCGATGGTGACGACGACTTCTTGGCCTTTGACCAATTCGCCGAAGACGCTGTGGCGTCCGTCGAGGTGTAACGTTGGTGCCAGGGTGATGAAGAACTGGCTGCCGTTGGTGTTCGGTCCGGAATTGGCCATGGACAAGATGCCGCCTTTGGTGTGGCGCAGGTCGGGATGAAATTCATCTTCGAAGCGATAACCGGGGCCGCCCATGCCGCTGCCCAAGGGATCGCCGCCTTGGATCATGAAGCCGGGAATCACCCGGTGAAAAATTGTCCCGTTGTAAAGCGGTCGCTTCACCTTTTCACCGGTCTTGGGATCGTTCCACTCTTTGGTGCCACTCGCCAGACCGACGAAGTTGGCGACGGTCTTGGGTGCTTTGTCTTCGAAGAGCTGAATCACGATATCGCCCATGCTGGTTTTAAACGTCGCGTAAAGCGGGCCTTTTTTTTCTTGGCTGTTGCCATTGGCACTTAAGCCAAACAGCGCGCACAACATTGCCACGATCAATAATTTTTTCACTTCTTCCTCCCGAGATTTATTTCTGAGTTAATTCGGCCATGACTTCATTGACGAAGCGCAGGTCCATATATTCACGTGCCGCACGTTTGGGTTTGGTATTGAGCGCCACGGCTTGCCACTGGGCCATTAATTCAACGCCCTTTTCCGTCGGCACCGGCAGCAACGCTTCGCGCACTAAATTGTAAGCGTCTACGGACACGTCGCGCTCCATGCGCCAATGTTTCATCATGGTTTGAATCGCGTCCTCGGGATAGTCGCGGGTGTGAATCACGCCGCGCACCATGGCGCGCACCATGCGTTTAACCAACTGGGGATTTTCTTTGATGGTTTTTCCCGTGGCGGCGAGACCGCTAAAAGATGTGTCTTTAAATAGATCGGCCAAGTTCACCAGCCGCTTGAAGCCGGCTTTGATGGCGACGTAATCGGCCGGCGGCGCCAGCAAGGCGGCTTGGATGATGCCCTGCTGCAAGGCGGCGATTTTTGGCTGGCTGCCGGGAATACTGACGTATTGGACATCCTTCTCTGGGTTCATTTTGTAAAGTTCCAGGAGCGCTTTGGTGCCGGCGAAAGTTGAGCCGCCGAAGCTGACGCCGATTTTTTTGCCTTTAAGGTCGGTGACGCTTTTTATATCCGGCGTGACGATCATGGAAAAGGTCGGCCGGCCGACTTGCTGGGCGAGCAAAATAATGTCGCTGCCTTCCCAGATCGACGGCATCTGCGGCCCGACGGAAAAGATGAAATGAATTTGATTGCCAATCAGCGCTTGTACTGCGGTGACCGCGTTGCGCACCGAGATTAATTCTGCGTCCAAACCCTCGCGTTTGTAAAAACCTTTTTCCAGGGCGACGAAGGCGGGCAGGAACTGCACGTTGGCCGAAGGATAGGCGGCGCGCACAGGTTCCGCGTTGGCATTGGCAACGGCGGTCGAGATCAGCGCGATGAGCGCGAGCAAGCCGATAATCGCAAAATAGATCAAGCAATGACGCCGCATGGGATTGGCGTTTAAGCTAAACAAACTAATCCAGGCGGTCAAGCAGGCTTTCAAGAAAATGTCAGGTTGAAGCGGCTTGGCCAATCGTTCGGTATCGGAAGATTGCCGCGCCGGTCGGCACGGCACTTTTCGATCTAGCGTTTTGACAATGAGATTCTCGGATGGTATAGGAAATTCTGCCCAAACATGGGGGGCTAAATTTATGGCTTGGTTTGAAAAAATCGCTGGAGACAAGAAGAGCCCGGAAGTCGTACCGGATAAAAGTGCTGAAGCGCTGAAACCAGCGGCTTCGTCCATTGCATCGGCGTCAGCGGTCGAGCCCAAGGCTGCCGCCAAAGTCGAAGCGCCGCCGGTGTCGACCGCCGGCTTGATCGGTTACCTATACAAAGGTAGTCGGGTCAGCGGCCAACTGGTTTTTCAAGGCTCGGTGCGCATCGACGGTTCGGTTGACGGCGACATCCAATGCCAGGGCACGCTCACGATCGGTGAGAGCGCCGAAGTGAAAGCTAAGATCACGGCAAAAGTAGTAGTGATCCACGGTAAAGTTGAAGGCAACGTGAGCGCCAAGGAGCGCATCGAGCTGATTGCGCCGGCGCGCTTGATTGGCAATATCGATTGCCCCAAATTGATCATCACTGAGGGCGTGGTGTTTGACGGTGACTGCTCCATGGGAGTGGCCAAGCAAAAGGGTGGAGTCGCGACTGCGCATAACGCGGTTGGCGATTTAGCTGCGGTGGCTCAAGGCGCCAAAGCTGCAAACTGATTCTAGTTCGACTTCGGTTCGCCGTTCATTCCATCTCGGCATCCTACGTTCATCATCGAAGGTAGGTTTTTTATTATATGGGCCTTGGGTTGCGCATTGCCCAGGCGAGTGCAACGGCAGCGATAGTGTAAGTAAAGTCGGAAACTGACGAATGATTCAACTAGACATAAGCATCCTTTATCAGGTCATTCTTTTTGTCGTCCTGTGGCTGATTCTCAACAAGCTGTTATTCCAGCCCTATCTCCATTTACTCAGTGAACGGGAACGCAAAACCAGCGGCGCCCAGCATGATTCGAGCGACTTGGAACATCAAGGCGCGCGCTTGAAAGCGCAGTACGAAGAGAAGCTCGCCGAAGCCCAAGCCGCCGGTTACGCGGCTAAGGATGACATCGTTCAAGAGGGCCGCCAACAACGGGAAAAAATTCTCAGCCAGACGCGCGCCGAAGCGACGGGTTCGCTGGAACGGGTGCGCGCCGAAGTGGCGACGGCTCTCGAGCAAGAGCGGCGTCTCGCTGCCGCCGAAGTGACCAATGTTGCCGGCGCCATGGTCGCCAAAGTGTTGGGGAGGACGGTCGGGTGAGCGGTTTTAATATTCTCGACCTTTTTACCACGGCGCAAGTGTGGGCTTCGGAAGCGGCCAGCCATGGCGCCGAGCATCACGCGCCGTCGATCAACGATATTTGGTTTCCCCTCGGCAACTTTCTCATTTATGCCGCCATTATCTACTGGTTTGCCCTACCGCTGGTGCGCGATTTCCTAAAAAGCCGGCGCGAAGAAATCGTGGCAACCATCGCTCAAGCTTCGGCAAAGAAGCAAGCTGCGGAAGCCTTCGTCAGCGATTATCAAGCCAAGATCGCCGGCTTGGACCAACAGATCAAAACCTTGCAAGCGACGCTGCGCGATGAAGGTGAGCGCGAGAAATCTCGGCTGGTCGCCGAAGCCCAGTCGCTGTCGCAAAAAATCACCGCAGACGCGCAGTTTCTCGCCGACCAAGAAGTAAAAATCGCCCGCCAGCAGGTGCGCCAAGAGATGGCCGATCAGGCGGAAGCGGCGGCGCGAGAATTGGTCCAGCGCAATCTTTCGGCGGCGGATCAAAGTCGCTTGGCGGATCAATTCATTCAAAGTATTGGACAGACGCGATGATCGAAGGCAGCTTAGCACGCAGATACACCAAGGCGCTGTTTCAATTGGCCCGCGAGGCGAGCCAGGAAGAAGCGGTGGGCCGGCAAATCGAAGAGTTCGTCCGCGCCTACGACGGCTCGGATTTGCGCATGGTGCTGACCAACCCAGCCTTCGACGTGCCGACTCGCAAGCGGGTGCTGATTCAAGTCGCCAACAGCCAGCAGCTATCGGTGCTGACGATTCATTTTTTGTCGCTCTTGCTCGAACGGGATCGGCTCGGCCATTTATCCGGCATCGCCAGTTGCTATCGCCGTTTGCTAAACGAAGCCAAGGGACGGGTCGAAGCGAAAGTGATCAGTGCCAGCGCGCTGGAACCGGCGCTGGTCGATCGGGTGCGCGAACAGCTGCGCGGCTTGTCGGGCAAGGACGTGGTTTTGGAGCAGGAAGTCGACCCGAGTCTGCTCGGCGGCATGACCGTCGAATTGGCCGGCAAAGTTTACGACGGCAGCATTCGCACTCAACTTGAGAAGATGAAACAGCGCATGGCGCGCGGTTATTAAATTGTCATTTCGCGTACGGGGTATTAACCCGGTACACGACCAAAGGGGATGCTCGCCCCTTTGGATTCCCCAATAAGAGGGTCCTCGCAGCAAGCTGCGGGGAGTTATTAGATTTAGGAGAGAACGATGGACATCGGAACAGCGGAAATCAGCCGAATTATCAAAGAACAGATTCGCGACTACGAAAAGACGGTTGAGATCCAGGAAGTCGGCACGGTGCTTTCCACCGGCGATGGCATCGCGCGCATCCACGGCCTGGACAAAGTCGCCGCCGGCGAGCTGTTGGAATTTCCCCACAACATTTTCGGCATCGCGCTCAATCTCGAAGAAGACAACGTCGGCGCCGCGCTGTTCGGCGAAACCCACATGATCAAAGAGGGCGACACGGTCAAACGGACCGGCCGCATCGCCGAAGTTCCGGTCGGCAGAGAGATGATCGGCCGGGTGGTCAACGCCCTCGGCGAAGCGATCGACGGCCGCGGTCCGCTCGACGCTAAAGAAAAAAGACGTATCGAGCTCAAAGCCCCCGGTATCGTCTCACGCCAACCGGTTAAAGAGCCGCTGCAGACCGGCTTAAAAGCGATCGACGGCATGATCCCGATCGGCCGCGGTCAGCGCGAGCTGATCATCGGCGACCGTCAGACCGGCAAAACCGCCGTCGCCCTCGACGCGATCATCAATCAAAAAGGCGGCAACGTTACCTGTATCTACGTCGCCATCGGCCAGAAGCGTTCCACAGTCGCCCAAGTCGTCGACAGGCTCAGAGAAGCCGGTGCGATGGAATACACCATCGTGGTCGCCGCCACCGCCTCTGAGTCGGCGCCGCTCCAGTTCATCGCACCCTACTCGGGCTGCACCATGGGCGAATATTTCCGTGACAACGGCGGTCACGCTTTAGTCATTTACGACGATCTTTCCAAGCATGCCGTGGCCTATCGGCAATTATCTTTGCTGCTGCGCCGGCCGCCCGGACGTGAAGCGTATCCAGGCGACGTTTTTTACTTACATTCCCGTTTGCTCGAGCGCGCCGCCAAGATGAGCAACGAGCGCGGCGGCGGTTCGTTGACGGCGTTGCCGATCATCGAAACCCAAGCCGGCGACGTGTCGGCGTATATTCCGACCAACGTGATTTCGATCACCGACGGGCAGATTTTTCTCGAGAGCGATCTTTTTTACTCCGGCGTGCGCCCGGCGATCAACGTCGGCATTTCCGTTTCTCGGGTCGGCGGTAACGCGCAGATCAAGGCGATGAAACAGGTTGCCGGTACGCTGCGCTTGGAATTAGCTCAGTATCGCGAGATGGCGGCCTTCGCGCAGTTCGGTTCCGACTTGGACGCGGCGACGCAGAAGCAATTAAATCGCGGCGCGCGCTTGGTCGAGCTGCTCAAGCAAGGCCAATATCAGCCCTTGTCCGTCGAGCAGCAGGTGGTGATCCTTTACGCCGGCACCAACGGCCACGTCGACGAATTGCCGATCCCGTCGCTCAAGCGTTACGAGCAGGAACTCTTTGCTTTCATTTCGTCGAAGCATGCCGATGTTTTTGCCGACATTCTCAAGAAGCGCGAGCTCGACAACGATCTGCGCGCCAAACTCAATCAGGTGCTCGGCGAGTTTAAAGGGGTTTTCAAGGCTTAAGTTTCGAGTTTCGGGTATAGAGTTTCGCGTTAACCCGAAACCCTAAACTCGTAACCCGGAACAGTAACAACCATGGCAACACTGAAAGTCATACGTAAGCGGATCGGCTCGGTTAAGAATACCCAGCAGATCACCAAGGCCATGAAAATGGTCTCGGCTGCCAAGCTGCGCCGGGCCCAGGAATCGGCGGTGCAGGCGCGCCCCTATGCCGAGAAGATGACCGAGCTGTTGAAGAACGTCTCGGCGCGGGTTTCTAGCGAGGCCCATGTGTTGCTCACCGCCCGCGAAGAAAAAAAGATCGATCTGGTGCTGTTTACTTCAGACCGCGGTTTGTGCGGCGGTTACAACACCAACATGATCCGCGCCGCGGAAAGCTTCATGCGTGAGCATTCCGGCGCCAAGGAAATCTCCTTGACATTGGTCGGCCGCAAGGGGGCGGATTATTATCGCCGGCGCGGCGCCAAGATCGCCGATCGTTACATCGATATTCTCTACAAACCGGCCGATGAGTTGGCGGCGCAGATCGCCGAGAAACTGATTGCCCGCTTCATCGGCGGCGAGACCGACGCGGTTTATATTCTCTACAGCCGCTTTCGTTCGGCGCTGTCGCAGATCCCGACATTGCAAAAATTATTGCCCGTGGCGTTGGCGGAAACTAGCGACGTGGAAGCGCAGCAACAGACCGAATATTTATACGAGCCGGGCGTCGAGCAACTGCTGGCGAGCCTGCTGCCGCGGATTACCGACGTGGCGGTGCAGCGGGCGTTACTTGAAGCCACCGCCAGCGAACATGGCGCGCGCATGACCGCCATGGAATCGGCCACCGGCAACGCGGCGAAGATGATCGGCGCACTGACTTTGCAGATGAAC
This region of Deltaproteobacteria bacterium genomic DNA includes:
- a CDS encoding F0F1 ATP synthase subunit alpha, with the translated sequence MDIGTAEISRIIKEQIRDYEKTVEIQEVGTVLSTGDGIARIHGLDKVAAGELLEFPHNIFGIALNLEEDNVGAALFGETHMIKEGDTVKRTGRIAEVPVGREMIGRVVNALGEAIDGRGPLDAKEKRRIELKAPGIVSRQPVKEPLQTGLKAIDGMIPIGRGQRELIIGDRQTGKTAVALDAIINQKGGNVTCIYVAIGQKRSTVAQVVDRLREAGAMEYTIVVAATASESAPLQFIAPYSGCTMGEYFRDNGGHALVIYDDLSKHAVAYRQLSLLLRRPPGREAYPGDVFYLHSRLLERAAKMSNERGGGSLTALPIIETQAGDVSAYIPTNVISITDGQIFLESDLFYSGVRPAINVGISVSRVGGNAQIKAMKQVAGTLRLELAQYREMAAFAQFGSDLDAATQKQLNRGARLVELLKQGQYQPLSVEQQVVILYAGTNGHVDELPIPSLKRYEQELFAFISSKHADVFADILKKRELDNDLRAKLNQVLGEFKGVFKA
- a CDS encoding peptidylprolyl isomerase, translated to MLCALFGLSANGNSQEKKGPLYATFKTSMGDIVIQLFEDKAPKTVANFVGLASGTKEWNDPKTGEKVKRPLYNGTIFHRVIPGFMIQGGDPLGSGMGGPGYRFEDEFHPDLRHTKGGILSMANSGPNTNGSQFFITLAPTLHLDGRHSVFGELVKGQEVVVTIGTTPRSGGDRPIKDVVLKEVVISRGSY
- a CDS encoding ABC transporter substrate-binding protein — translated: MKNLSRSRRIGVLVLFILLAQFRVSFGAETALPQATAVYGVIATDPIYLWIAQDRGIFKKNGLNIDLTHIPTNQAVQALVGGKIQFTTAGPQIIEANLAGADTVYILNPVNTFVFSVYSKPEITNIKSLVGKTIGATNKGTPTDIAGHMIVAQAGLKPDVDVKFVYLKEISALVAALQQGIVDAAILSAPSTLTARNFGLRELLNVTALKIPFVQHAIGASRSYINANTDLVRRFVRSAVEAMDYLHKNRADSLTIFSKYTKITDTAQLQESLASNEPAWERIPAPNQQAIEAVLAASENPKAKSAKWDQFVDDRFVKELVAAGMFK
- the atpH gene encoding ATP synthase F1 subunit delta, with the translated sequence MIEGSLARRYTKALFQLAREASQEEAVGRQIEEFVRAYDGSDLRMVLTNPAFDVPTRKRVLIQVANSQQLSVLTIHFLSLLLERDRLGHLSGIASCYRRLLNEAKGRVEAKVISASALEPALVDRVREQLRGLSGKDVVLEQEVDPSLLGGMTVELAGKVYDGSIRTQLEKMKQRMARGY
- the atpG gene encoding ATP synthase F1 subunit gamma; protein product: MATLKVIRKRIGSVKNTQQITKAMKMVSAAKLRRAQESAVQARPYAEKMTELLKNVSARVSSEAHVLLTAREEKKIDLVLFTSDRGLCGGYNTNMIRAAESFMREHSGAKEISLTLVGRKGADYYRRRGAKIADRYIDILYKPADELAAQIAEKLIARFIGGETDAVYILYSRFRSALSQIPTLQKLLPVALAETSDVEAQQQTEYLYEPGVEQLLASLLPRITDVAVQRALLEATASEHGARMTAMESATGNAAKMIGALTLQMNRARQASITRELLEIVGTAEALK
- a CDS encoding ABC transporter substrate-binding protein, coding for MDEAAGFSASALLSGTTSGLFLSPAIFSNQAINLAPHVWAEFPIPSENLIVKTLDRKVPCRPARQSSDTERLAKPLQPDIFLKACLTAWISLFSLNANPMRRHCLIYFAIIGLLALIALISTAVANANAEPVRAAYPSANVQFLPAFVALEKGFYKREGLDAELISVRNAVTAVQALIGNQIHFIFSVGPQMPSIWEGSDIILLAQQVGRPTFSMIVTPDIKSVTDLKGKKIGVSFGGSTFAGTKALLELYKMNPEKDVQYVSIPGSQPKIAALQQGIIQAALLAPPADYVAIKAGFKRLVNLADLFKDTSFSGLAATGKTIKENPQLVKRMVRAMVRGVIHTRDYPEDAIQTMMKHWRMERDVSVDAYNLVREALLPVPTEKGVELMAQWQAVALNTKPKRAAREYMDLRFVNEVMAELTQK
- a CDS encoding polymer-forming cytoskeletal protein yields the protein MRFSDGIGNSAQTWGAKFMAWFEKIAGDKKSPEVVPDKSAEALKPAASSIASASAVEPKAAAKVEAPPVSTAGLIGYLYKGSRVSGQLVFQGSVRIDGSVDGDIQCQGTLTIGESAEVKAKITAKVVVIHGKVEGNVSAKERIELIAPARLIGNIDCPKLIITEGVVFDGDCSMGVAKQKGGVATAHNAVGDLAAVAQGAKAAN